The DNA region GAGGCGATCCTGCGGGAAGCGGTCAAACGCAGCCACAGCATCATCGAGCGCGGTCTCACGATGCGTACGCTCTACCAACACACGGCGCGACACAGTCAGGGCACCATCGCCTACGCCGAGTACATGAAGCAAGGCAAGGTCGAGGTCCGCACCCTCGAAGAACTCGTGGACCGGCTGATGGTCTTCGACCGCACCGTCGCGTACATCCCGGCGCAGGAGGATGGTCAAGTGGCCCTGGAGCTGAGGCACCCGGGGCTCGTGACGTACCTCGCGAACGTCTTCGAGCAGCTCTGGCAGCGCGCGTCGCCGCTGCTGGAAGAGGCACCGTACGGACCGCCCACCGACGGCATCACCGGAGTCCAGCGCTCCATCGCCCGACTCCTCATCGAAGGCCACGTGGACGAAGCCATCGCCCGCCGCCTCGGCATGAACGTACGCACCTGCCGCGCCCACATCGCCAAAATCGCCGCCGCCCTTGGCAGCGGAAGCCGCGCGCAGCTCGGCTACCTCATCGCCCAGTCCGGCATCCTCGAGCAGGACAAACCAAGATGACCACCGAACCCCGCCCGCATCCTCACGGCCCCGACGAGTTGTGCGACGCGGGTTCGGCGCTCTACGCCCGCGCCCTGCGTGAGGGCCGCGTCCGCCACCGGGAGGCCGACACCGCCCCCTGCCTCATCGACTTCGGCCTCCTGCACCCCGACGTCGAGGACATGGCCTGGCTGCGCCCCACCGCGCCCGCGGTGGCCCTGCCCCAGCTCCTGCGCGGCATCGAGGACCACATCGCCCGCCAACGCGAGCGCGAGGAACGCCTGACGGCGATGTTCGAGCCGTTGATGGCGCTGGACGCCCGGCAGGCGGCCGGCGGGGAGCCGCCCGAGATCACCGTCCTCGACGGCTTCGAGCGGATCAACGCGGCGATCGACCGGGCCATGGCCGACGCCACCGTCGAAGTCCTCACCGTCCAGCCCGGCGGCGTCCGCTCCCCCGAGGTCCTGGCCGACGCGCTGCCCCGCGAACAGGAACTGCTCGCCCGCGGCTGCCGCATGCGCACCCTCTACCAGCACACCACCCGTCACTCCCTCCCCGCACTCGCCCATTACGAGCAACTGGACGGCGACGTAGAGGTACGCACGCTCAATGAGGTAACCGAACGCATGGTGGTCCTGGACCACTCGGTGGCTTTCATCCCCGCCAGCAAGGACCGCACGGTCGCCCTCGAAGTACGCCAACCGGCCATCGTCGACTACCTCATCACCACCTTCGAACGACTGTGGCGACTGGCCACCCCGATGTTCCCGCACGCGGCCCAGCTCCCCGCCGAGAACGGCATCACCACCCGTCAGCACGCCATCGCCGAACTCCTCGTGGAAGGCCTCACCGACACCGAGATAGCCGCGCGCCTCGGCATGAACGTGCGCACGGCCCGCGAACACATCGCGAAACTCGCCGCGATCCTCGGCAGCAACAGCCGCGCCCAGCTCGGCTATCTCATTGGTCAGTCAGGGATCCTCGACCAGAATCACTAGCTGTCGGACACCTGGGGCGGGGGCTTCGGGCAGGTGCGAGGAGGGGCAGCGACGTGGTGGTGGTGCACAGATCGCACGCTGAGGACGAGATGTGCGAAGCGGGAATCGCCGTCTACACCCGTGCCGTGGAAAAGGGCAGCGTGCGCGTCGACGACGCACAGTCGGCACCCTGTCTGCTCACTCTGGGCCTCCTGCGGCCCGATGGACACGGCGATCGTCGGCTGTTGCCGACTGCACCGGCTGTGGCCCTTCCTGAACTGCTCGACGCCCTCACGGACCGCATCAGGGAGTTCCGCCGCCGCGAACTCACGCTGGCTGCGGCGTTCAAGCCCTTCGTAGAACAGGAACGCAACCATCCGCGTCCGCCGCACACATCCGGGATCACCGTTCTACACGGGCTGCTGACTATCAACGAGGCCATAAACCGTGCCCTGGACAGCTCTCACCGCGAGCTCATCACCGTCCAGCCGGGCGTCCGGCGCCTCGACACGGATCCGACGGACGCAATCCGCCGCACGAAGGCGTTCATCGACCGCGGCGGAGGCAGCCGCACTCTCTACCAGGACACAGCGCGCTATTCGCC from Streptomyces flavofungini includes:
- a CDS encoding helix-turn-helix transcriptional regulator; amino-acid sequence: MVVVHRSHAEDEMCEAGIAVYTRAVEKGSVRVDDAQSAPCLLTLGLLRPDGHGDRRLLPTAPAVALPELLDALTDRIREFRRRELTLAAAFKPFVEQERNHPRPPHTSGITVLHGLLTINEAINRALDSSHRELITVQPGVRRLDTDPTDAIRRTKAFIDRGGGSRTLYQDTARYSPWVMNYYEQLGGQAEVRTLDELPKRLLVFDREVAFIPGDRERRTALMIRTPALVSHFVTTFNLMWRLATPLFPKAAHEPAHNGITSRQRAIAALLTEGLTDADIAARLGMNVRTARVHIAKLSAILKSTSRAQLGYLIGRSGILDQNH
- a CDS encoding helix-turn-helix transcriptional regulator, producing the protein MTTKDPIRAHPHSIAELCEEGKRLYADALRAGRITRDEAATAPCLVEFALLHPDPDDPEWLRPVPPTAALAQRLRPIEREIQERRTLAVELTDTFEPFLAISAQDRSMVHAITILEGPDRINAAIKLATAECQSEILTVQPGGGRSEAILREAVKRSHSIIERGLTMRTLYQHTARHSQGTIAYAEYMKQGKVEVRTLEELVDRLMVFDRTVAYIPAQEDGQVALELRHPGLVTYLANVFEQLWQRASPLLEEAPYGPPTDGITGVQRSIARLLIEGHVDEAIARRLGMNVRTCRAHIAKIAAALGSGSRAQLGYLIAQSGILEQDKPR
- a CDS encoding helix-turn-helix transcriptional regulator, which encodes MTTEPRPHPHGPDELCDAGSALYARALREGRVRHREADTAPCLIDFGLLHPDVEDMAWLRPTAPAVALPQLLRGIEDHIARQREREERLTAMFEPLMALDARQAAGGEPPEITVLDGFERINAAIDRAMADATVEVLTVQPGGVRSPEVLADALPREQELLARGCRMRTLYQHTTRHSLPALAHYEQLDGDVEVRTLNEVTERMVVLDHSVAFIPASKDRTVALEVRQPAIVDYLITTFERLWRLATPMFPHAAQLPAENGITTRQHAIAELLVEGLTDTEIAARLGMNVRTAREHIAKLAAILGSNSRAQLGYLIGQSGILDQNH